The bacterium genome includes the window TACGATGCCGTCAAGGGAGAGGGAGTCGAACTGCTGGCCCTGCCCTCGGATGATTTCCGTATCACGTTCATGATCGATTACAAAAACCCGGCTATCGGCACCCAGTATACGTCGATGTATACTATTGACGAGTTCGAACAGGAATTCGCTCCCGCGCGGACGTTCTGTTTTTTGAGTGAAGTGGAGATGCTCAAGGAAGCCGGGCTTGCAAAGGGCGGAACACCGGAAAATGCCCTCGTGGTCATCGATAAACCCTGGAACCAGGAAGAGGTCGAATACCTCAAAAAACTGTTTAATAACGACACGGCTGTCACCAGAGGCGATAACGGGCTGCTGAACGGCACACCGCTCCGGTTTCCCAATGAATTTGCCCGCCACAAGACCCTCGATCTTATCGGTGACCTGTATCTGCTCGGGCATCCGATAAGGGGCCATATCATGGCCGCGCGCTCCGGTCACAAGGCGAATATCGAGCTTGTCCGTAAAATACGGGCTTACTGGGAAAAATCACGGATCAAGATGAAATACCAGGAACGTGAGACCGAGGGGTACCTTCTCGATGTCGATGCCATCAGGAAGATTATGCCACACCGGTATCCGTTTCTCCTTGTTGACCGGATCATCGATCTCATCCCCGGGAAAAAAGTGATCGGGATTAAAAATGTTACGGCCAACGAACCGTTTTTCCAGGGGCATTTTCCCCAACGGCCTGTCATGCCCGGTGTTCTGCTCATCGAGGCAATGGCACAGGTCGGCGGAATACTCATGCTCGATGCGGAGATGCGCACTGATAACAAACTCATATTTTTCACCACGATAGACAAGGCTAAATTCAGAAAGCCCGTTACACCCGGCGATCAGGTACGGTTCGAGCTCGACATTCTGAAGCGCCGCCGTAATCTCTGTATTATGGCCGGAAAGGGGTTCGTCGAGGGCGACCTCGTTGTTGAGGCCGAGCTGAGCGCGGTTGTACTAACACAAGAGGATATGCCATCGTGAATACGAAAATTCATCAGACCGCAATAATCGATCCTGATGCCATGCTCGATGATGATGTTACCGTCGGTCCCTATGCGATTATCGAGGGTAATGTTGTTATTGGGCAAGGATCGGTGATAAAGGCGGGCGCATTTATCGGCTGGGGATGCCGTTTTGGCCGGAATGTTACCGTTTTCCCTTCCGCCGTGGTGGGAACTGTTCCTCAGGACCTCAAATTCGGCGGTGAGGAAACGACGCTTGAAATTGGCGACAGAACGGTTATCCGTGAATTCGCCACATTGAATCGCGGTACGGTCGCTCATGGGAAAACAACGGTCGGTTCGGATTGCTTTATCATGGCGTACAGCCATGTTGCCCATGATTGCATAGTAGGAAACAACTGCATCCTGGCGAACAGCGCAACCCTCGCAGGGCATGTTACGCTTGAGGACTGGGTGATCGTAGGCGGGCTTGTTCCCATTCACCAGTTCGTGAAAATCGGCTGTCATGCGATGATCGGCGGCGGGTGGCGCGTTCCAAAGGATGTTCCGCCCTATACAACCGCCGCGGGCGATCCCCTCAGGGCTGTCGATATCAACAAAATCGGCCTTTCCAGGCGTGGTTTTTCGGAAGAAACCATACGCAATCTCAAAAAAGCATATAAAATGCTGTTTCGCTCGCAATCCGATATGACACGTTCCCTCGATGAACTCGATGCGCTCGGTGATCTCGGCCCCGAGGTTGCGCATCTCAAGGACTTCATCCGGACGAGCGAACGCGGCGTTATCGTATAACAAAACAACCCCGTATGACTTACGGAGGCGCTGTGGCTGTTCGTGTCGGAGTCGTGGGTGTCGGTGTTCACGGGCTTCACCATGTCCGCCTGCTGGCATCGATGGACAGGGTGGATTTTGCAGGCATTTATGACAGTGATGCCGATATTTGTGAAAAAGTTGCGGGTGATTTCAATATTACACCGTTCGAATCCCTCGACCGTCTCCTCGGGCATGTAGACTGTGTGACCGTGGCGGTTCCCACATCGGCGCATTACGATGTCGTTATCCGCTGCATCGAACAGGGGAAATCTGTTCTCGTCGAAAAACCCATAGCCGTGAATCTCGGTGAAGCCGATGAAATGGTGGCCCTGGCAGAGAAACGGGGTCTTGTCCTGTCGGTTGGTCACCTTGAACGGTTTAATTCCGCGTACCGGTCGGTTTCTGCTGAAATGGAGTTGCATCCGGGTTTTATCGAATGCCACCGGCTTTCCGTTTTCAATCCGCGCGGAACGGATGTGGCAGTCGTTCTGGACCTCATGATTCACGACATCGATATAGTCCTCGATATGGTACGGAAACCGGTCGTTTCGGTTCATGCGGTCGGGATACCCGTTGTCACCGACGAGGTCGATATCGCAAACGCCCGTGTCGAATTTAAAGGCGGCTGTGTCGCCAATCTTACCGCGAGCCGTATCTCCCAGCGAAAAATGAGAAAAATCAGGACGTTTCAGAAAAACTCCTATATTTCGATGGATTGCCTTTCCGGTGAAAGCGAGGTTTTCACCATGACTCCCGGCGCCCGGCCTGAGGTTTTTGCCGGAGCGCTTCCTCAGGTCATGAAGGGTATTTCGTACAAGAAGTTCCCCAATGACGGATTGAATGCGCTTCAGCTCGAACTCGATGATTTCATCGGCGCGGTGGAGAATGGCGCAAAACCGCGTGTGACAGGGAAGGATGGCAGAGCAGCCCTCGAAGTCGCCATAAAAATCATGGAAAACATGGAGGTTTCAGCACGGAGCGTTGAATGAAGCGTGTCCTTATCATCGCCGGTGAAACATCGGGCGACCTGCATGGCTCCGTACTCATGCGGGGCATGAAGAACAGCTGTCCGGATATTGAATTCAAGGGTATAGGCGGCTCTCTCATGATCGATGAAGGTCTCGATGCCCTTCGCCATACAGGCGAAATGAATTTCATGGGACTCGCCGAGGTTATCCGCCATATCCCGTTCATACGCCGTACTGAAAACGACATCGTATCGCTTCTCGACTCGTGGCATCCCGATCTTTCCATACTCATCGATTATCCCGGCTTCAATCTCAAACTCGCCCCCCGTATACACCAGCGGAAAATCCCGGTCATGTATTACATCAGTCCACAGCTCTGGGCATGGCACAGGAGCAGGGTCAATCTCATACGGCGGTATGTGGACCGCATGGTGGTACTGTTCGATTTCGAGCGGGAGTTTTACCGGAAATACGGCGTCGATGCGGTGTGTACGGGGCATCCTTTGCTCGATATCGTCCGTTCTTCCGAAGACCGGGTAGCTTTCAGAGCTTCCCTCGGTGCGGGTGATGGCCCCCTCATCGGTCTTCTGCCGGGTTCACGGCCCCAGGAAATCGAGCGTATACTCCCTGCAATGGTCGGGAGCATCGGTGTGCTCAGATCGAGGATTGAGAATGTTACAGCTGTCATCGGCTGTGCGCCCGGTCTCGATGAGGAGAGTGTATCAAAATATGCCGCCGGAAGCGGTATTTCCATCATTCACGGAAAAACGTACGATATCATGGCCCATGCGGATGCCCTTGCGGTCACCTCGGGAACGGCAACGCTCGAGGCGGGAATCCTCGGCACACCCATGGTGATCGTGTACCGGACATCGCTGCTGACTTACCTTGTCGGGCGTTCGGTCGTGAGTATCGACAATATCGGTCTTATCAACATTGTCGCGGGCGCACGTATCGTTCCGGAGCTCTGGCAGAATAATGTCACACCCGGAAATATCGCGACACATATAGAAAAAATGCTCGGTGATAAACAGTTATATAATCTGATAAAACAATTGCTTGGCAATGCTAAGCACAAACTCGGCAATCCCGGCTCCACGGAAAGGGCTGTAAAAATTGCTTGTGATTTGTTAAGGGGGAGTGATATATGACAACTCGACGGAAATTCCTTTCGACGGGAGCCTCGCTGTTTTCGGCTCTTCCCGTTTTTACCGGACATGTCAGCGCTTCGGAACGCGAACTCGACCGTGCCGCGAACCGTCGCGATCCGGGGAAAAAGCTGGTGCGGGACGGCCTGGAATATGCGAAACGCGGGAAAAAGAACAATATTCCACCCGTTCTCCGCGAGGAGATTCTTGAAAATCCCCATGCCGTCTTTATCATAAGAACCTCGATTGCATCCCGCAGAGACGAATCGGGAAAATTCCCACCGGAAAAGGAGAAATTTGCCCGGGTGGGATACGAAACTGCGCGGATGATATTCAGAAAAGGGACATCGAAGGGCGGAACGACCTGCATCAAGCCCAATTTTGTCGGTGGATTCAACGCCGATGAAAGGAGCGTCAATAACGGCGTATCGACCCATCCATGGTTTGTCTCCGGATTCTGCGATGCGCTCAGGGAAATGAACAACACCAAC containing:
- a CDS encoding Gfo/Idh/MocA family oxidoreductase, coding for MAVRVGVVGVGVHGLHHVRLLASMDRVDFAGIYDSDADICEKVAGDFNITPFESLDRLLGHVDCVTVAVPTSAHYDVVIRCIEQGKSVLVEKPIAVNLGEADEMVALAEKRGLVLSVGHLERFNSAYRSVSAEMELHPGFIECHRLSVFNPRGTDVAVVLDLMIHDIDIVLDMVRKPVVSVHAVGIPVVTDEVDIANARVEFKGGCVANLTASRISQRKMRKIRTFQKNSYISMDCLSGESEVFTMTPGARPEVFAGALPQVMKGISYKKFPNDGLNALQLELDDFIGAVENGAKPRVTGKDGRAALEVAIKIMENMEVSARSVE
- a CDS encoding bifunctional UDP-3-O-[3-hydroxymyristoyl] N-acetylglucosamine deacetylase/3-hydroxyacyl-ACP dehydratase: MFEKQTTLSGEATVKGVGLHTGTQSELTFRPAPINTGIIFRRLDIEGSPEIPALIDNVVDISRGTTIGLNGNKVHTVEHVLAALAGMKIDNAYVDIEGIEPPVCDGSSLEFIAALKSAGTVEQDSPRDYINIDETIIYDAVKGEGVELLALPSDDFRITFMIDYKNPAIGTQYTSMYTIDEFEQEFAPARTFCFLSEVEMLKEAGLAKGGTPENALVVIDKPWNQEEVEYLKKLFNNDTAVTRGDNGLLNGTPLRFPNEFARHKTLDLIGDLYLLGHPIRGHIMAARSGHKANIELVRKIRAYWEKSRIKMKYQERETEGYLLDVDAIRKIMPHRYPFLLVDRIIDLIPGKKVIGIKNVTANEPFFQGHFPQRPVMPGVLLIEAMAQVGGILMLDAEMRTDNKLIFFTTIDKAKFRKPVTPGDQVRFELDILKRRRNLCIMAGKGFVEGDLVVEAELSAVVLTQEDMPS
- the lpxA gene encoding acyl-ACP--UDP-N-acetylglucosamine O-acyltransferase, which encodes MNTKIHQTAIIDPDAMLDDDVTVGPYAIIEGNVVIGQGSVIKAGAFIGWGCRFGRNVTVFPSAVVGTVPQDLKFGGEETTLEIGDRTVIREFATLNRGTVAHGKTTVGSDCFIMAYSHVAHDCIVGNNCILANSATLAGHVTLEDWVIVGGLVPIHQFVKIGCHAMIGGGWRVPKDVPPYTTAAGDPLRAVDINKIGLSRRGFSEETIRNLKKAYKMLFRSQSDMTRSLDELDALGDLGPEVAHLKDFIRTSERGVIV
- the lpxB gene encoding lipid-A-disaccharide synthase produces the protein MKRVLIIAGETSGDLHGSVLMRGMKNSCPDIEFKGIGGSLMIDEGLDALRHTGEMNFMGLAEVIRHIPFIRRTENDIVSLLDSWHPDLSILIDYPGFNLKLAPRIHQRKIPVMYYISPQLWAWHRSRVNLIRRYVDRMVVLFDFEREFYRKYGVDAVCTGHPLLDIVRSSEDRVAFRASLGAGDGPLIGLLPGSRPQEIERILPAMVGSIGVLRSRIENVTAVIGCAPGLDEESVSKYAAGSGISIIHGKTYDIMAHADALAVTSGTATLEAGILGTPMVIVYRTSLLTYLVGRSVVSIDNIGLINIVAGARIVPELWQNNVTPGNIATHIEKMLGDKQLYNLIKQLLGNAKHKLGNPGSTERAVKIACDLLRGSDI